CCGGGACGGGGGGCTCCGGAGCCGGATGCGCGGCCGCGGCGGGCGCCGGGGGCGGCTCAGGGGCGCGCTCGTGATTTGCCATCGAAAACGATAACTGTTTTCATTGCGTTCCATTCAGATGCGCGTACGGAACCAGAAGAGGAGCGACCGTGGCCCACCCGCAGGGACCCGAGGCCGAGCGGGCCGAGGAGCCGCAGAGGACCGTCCTGCTCGCCCCCGCCTTCGTCCGCCTGTGGTCGGGCACCACCGCCTCGGGGCTGGCCACGTGGGCCATGCCCTTCATCCTCGGGCTGGCCGTCCTGGACGGCTCCATCACAGCCTTCGACCTGGGCCTCGCCCTGGCCACCAGGACGGCGGGCTTCCTCCTGGCGGTCCCCTTCGGCGGGCTCCTGGCCGACCGCCTCTCGCGCCGGGCGGTGGTGCTGTGGGCCGCGGCGGCGGCCGCGGCGGCCACCCCCCTGGTGGCCGTCGGCGTCGGAGGCTCCACGGGGCTCATGGCCGCGGCGGCGGCGGTGGTCGGTGCGGGCCAGGGAGCGTGCCGACCCGCCTTCCAGGCGCTGACCGCCGAAGTGGTGGACGAACCGCGGCGCCAGCAGGCCAACGCCGCGATCACCTTCTCGGTGCGGGTCACCACCCTGCTGGCCCCCGGGCTGACGGCGCTGCTGTCCACCGTGCTCGGCATCGGCCCCCTGCTGCTGATCACCGCCGCGCTCTGGGCGGTGGCAGCCCTGGCCCCGCCATCGGGGGTCCGGGGCCCGGTGGAGGCCCGGGCCCGGTCGTCCTTTCGCGCCGAGTTCGCCGACGGAATGCGCGAGGCCCGCCGCCACCCCTGGTTCATCGCGGGCCTCGGGGCCCTGACCACGGTGATCGCCACGGGGTACTCGGCCACCGGCGTGCTGCTGCCCGTGGTCAGCCGGGACGTGTTCGGCACCGAGGCCGTGCTGGCCGGCGCGCTGACCGCCTACACCGTCGGCGCGCTGGCGGGTGCGGTGCTGATCGGGCGCCGACGCTTCTCCTCCCAGGGATGGACCGCGCTGGCGGGGCTGGCCCTGTACGGGTTCGCGCCCTTGAGCCTGCTGTTCCCCGTCGACCCCCTGGTGGTCTTCGCCGCCTACGCCCTGGCCGGGGTGGGGATCGAGCTGTTCAACGTCCCGTGGTTCACCGCGGCCCAGCGCGAGGTGGAGCCCGGCAAGCTCGCCCGGGTGTCCTCGCTGGACTTCCTGTTCTCCTACGGGCTCGCGCCGGTGGGCCTGGCGCTGATCGCCCCGGCCGCCCAGGTCTTCGGGACCGACATCGTGCTCGCCGTCTGCGCCGTCCTGTGCTTCCTTGCCCCGGCCGCCGCTGCCCGGGCCCCGGGGACCCGCCACTTCCGGCGGTCCACCCAGGACTGATCGGGCGCCGGGCCGCCGATGCGGTGGGTCACCGCTGGAAACGGGTGACGAAGCGGCGCTGCCAGGGGGTCTCCACGGCGCGTGGCGCGTAGTGTTCGCGGACGTAGGCGACGGCCTCACGGCCGGGTAC
This sequence is a window from Spinactinospora alkalitolerans. Protein-coding genes within it:
- a CDS encoding MFS transporter — its product is MAHPQGPEAERAEEPQRTVLLAPAFVRLWSGTTASGLATWAMPFILGLAVLDGSITAFDLGLALATRTAGFLLAVPFGGLLADRLSRRAVVLWAAAAAAAATPLVAVGVGGSTGLMAAAAAVVGAGQGACRPAFQALTAEVVDEPRRQQANAAITFSVRVTTLLAPGLTALLSTVLGIGPLLLITAALWAVAALAPPSGVRGPVEARARSSFRAEFADGMREARRHPWFIAGLGALTTVIATGYSATGVLLPVVSRDVFGTEAVLAGALTAYTVGALAGAVLIGRRRFSSQGWTALAGLALYGFAPLSLLFPVDPLVVFAAYALAGVGIELFNVPWFTAAQREVEPGKLARVSSLDFLFSYGLAPVGLALIAPAAQVFGTDIVLAVCAVLCFLAPAAAARAPGTRHFRRSTQD